In one window of Silvanigrella paludirubra DNA:
- the rpe gene encoding ribulose-phosphate 3-epimerase produces the protein MKKEIKVSPSIAAANLMKLEEEVKKLESSGADSIHFDVMDGHFVPLLTIGVPFIEQMRKITKMPIDVHIMVTNPDHVFQDYLDAGADVLSFHQEVSLHPHRICMKIKDAGKKAGIALNPSTHWNTIEYLLPILDQVTIMSVNPGFSRQSHIPIVHKKIHELSKFRKENNLNFEIMVDGGVNAENVMTLKQLGTDIVVAGGAVFNFENYSEAIQKIKKASLKNA, from the coding sequence ATGAAAAAAGAAATCAAAGTTTCTCCCTCTATTGCAGCTGCTAATCTGATGAAATTGGAAGAAGAAGTTAAAAAACTCGAGTCTAGTGGCGCAGATAGTATTCATTTTGATGTAATGGATGGTCATTTTGTACCACTATTAACCATTGGTGTTCCATTTATTGAGCAAATGAGAAAAATAACAAAAATGCCTATTGATGTGCATATTATGGTAACAAACCCAGATCATGTATTTCAAGATTATTTAGATGCAGGGGCAGACGTTTTATCTTTTCATCAAGAAGTATCATTACACCCACATCGCATTTGTATGAAAATAAAAGATGCAGGAAAAAAAGCTGGTATTGCTTTAAATCCATCAACCCATTGGAATACAATTGAATATTTACTTCCTATTCTTGATCAAGTAACAATTATGTCTGTTAATCCTGGTTTTTCAAGACAATCTCACATACCTATAGTTCATAAAAAAATTCATGAACTTTCAAAATTTAGAAAAGAAAATAACTTAAATTTTGAAATTATGGTTGATGGTGGGGTAAATGCAGAAAATGTTATGACATTGAAACAATTAGGTACAGATATTGTAGTCGCAGGTGGTGCTGTATTTAATTTTGAAAATTACTCAGAAGCTATTCAAAAAATTAAAAAAGCATCTTTAAAAAATGCATAA
- a CDS encoding polyprenyl synthetase family protein, whose protein sequence is MIPKFYDPISDELISLEKKLVEYLLTPNEPTNQVLSHIFSSGGKRIRPAIFLLCSKLIGYNGENKFPIASVCEYIHTASLLHDDVIDNSTLRRNKPTVNSVWGDETAVLSGDLIYSAACRLMVKTKSLELIDDFAECIRFMSESELFQLELLWKPNTTIDQYERVIAGKTAVLFQASAKTPCYLKETNTQISNYFAEYGRNLGYAFQIFDDCLDYEGKQSILGKPVLTDLLEGKITLPLIYSINSQHNSKTKLIELVNSIIETGETSEQNKQILLSYVIETEGLEKSYKTAEEYSKKARDALNKIEKELKLNTEQIHALEALREITYFVLNRKN, encoded by the coding sequence ATGATACCTAAATTTTACGATCCAATATCTGATGAACTTATTTCTTTAGAAAAAAAACTTGTTGAGTATTTACTAACTCCAAATGAGCCTACTAATCAAGTTTTATCCCATATTTTTTCTTCAGGTGGAAAAAGAATAAGACCTGCTATTTTTCTTTTATGCTCTAAATTAATTGGTTATAATGGAGAAAATAAATTTCCAATAGCTTCTGTATGTGAATATATTCATACAGCTAGTTTATTACATGATGACGTTATTGATAACTCAACATTAAGAAGAAATAAACCAACTGTTAATTCTGTTTGGGGAGATGAAACCGCAGTTTTGTCTGGTGATCTTATTTATTCAGCAGCATGTAGACTCATGGTTAAAACAAAGAGTTTAGAATTAATAGATGATTTTGCTGAATGTATTCGATTTATGAGTGAAAGTGAACTTTTTCAATTAGAGCTTTTGTGGAAACCAAATACAACAATAGATCAATACGAAAGAGTTATTGCAGGAAAAACAGCAGTTCTTTTTCAAGCAAGTGCAAAAACACCTTGCTATCTTAAAGAAACAAACACTCAAATTTCAAATTATTTTGCAGAATATGGTAGAAATTTAGGTTATGCATTTCAAATATTTGATGATTGCTTAGACTATGAAGGAAAACAATCTATCTTAGGGAAGCCAGTTTTAACCGATTTGCTTGAAGGTAAAATTACATTACCGCTAATTTACTCTATAAACTCTCAGCACAATTCTAAAACTAAATTAATTGAGCTAGTGAATTCAATTATTGAAACAGGTGAAACCTCAGAGCAAAATAAACAAATTCTTTTGAGCTATGTTATTGAAACAGAAGGATTAGAAAAATCATATAAAACAGCTGAAGAATATTCAAAAAAAGCAAGAGATGCTCTTAATAAAATAGAAAAAGAATTAAAATTAAATACAGAACAAATTCATGCACTAGAAGCACTTCGTGAAATAACGTATTTCGTTCTGAACAGAAAGAATTAA
- a CDS encoding M16 family metallopeptidase codes for MKFFSISKHTLKNGLRVLYCHTPDSVSFELSIHINTGARDESEENNGVSHFLEHMMFRGSKKYPNSLSLSKAMESFGSETNAMTGIEHTTYWLKGDSEKTIEAIECFSDFFLHPNYADLEIERSVILQEMASDFNESGDSIDTESLSMSTLFSNHPLGNPIIGNEDVVKKISEKELSEKRRNFYIPERCIITINTSYSEIETIKTLETYFGNFWEHTKQSNPNRVTAENTIPSLSKLRKPQNALCLQNNPDNQFAVKMIFPTIGGLSRDIVLITFLQRILDDGICTRLPANIREKHGLVYDISCDTQFFNEIGTFSIDATVSEDRLNELLEKLASELKTVISEYPLKEEIEHIKFRYCFDLKQIKETPSRLLNREVSSYFMNSNLSVDDEIDIVKSITQEQILHTAKKVFGSARRGFVLIGPKARRKRDLVEKLLSIFDNIGD; via the coding sequence ATGAAATTTTTTTCAATAAGTAAACATACTTTAAAAAATGGATTGCGCGTATTATATTGTCACACGCCCGATTCCGTTTCATTTGAATTATCTATTCATATAAATACGGGTGCTAGGGATGAGTCTGAAGAAAATAATGGTGTATCCCATTTTTTAGAGCATATGATGTTCCGTGGTTCTAAAAAATATCCGAATTCACTTTCGCTTTCAAAAGCTATGGAATCTTTTGGTAGTGAAACAAACGCAATGACTGGGATAGAACATACAACTTATTGGTTAAAAGGTGATTCTGAAAAAACAATTGAAGCAATTGAATGTTTTTCTGATTTCTTTTTGCATCCTAATTATGCTGATTTAGAAATTGAACGTTCTGTTATTTTGCAAGAAATGGCATCTGATTTTAATGAATCTGGGGATAGTATTGATACAGAATCTTTATCTATGTCTACATTATTTTCAAATCATCCATTAGGAAATCCAATAATTGGTAATGAAGATGTAGTCAAAAAAATATCGGAAAAAGAATTATCCGAAAAAAGAAGAAATTTTTATATACCTGAGCGTTGTATAATAACAATAAATACTTCTTATTCTGAAATTGAAACAATTAAAACACTTGAAACTTATTTTGGAAACTTTTGGGAGCATACAAAACAATCTAACCCAAATAGAGTTACGGCTGAAAATACTATACCCTCTCTATCTAAATTAAGAAAACCCCAAAATGCATTATGTTTACAAAATAATCCTGATAATCAATTTGCTGTAAAAATGATATTTCCTACAATAGGCGGACTATCAAGAGATATTGTTTTAATTACCTTTTTACAAAGAATTCTTGATGATGGTATTTGCACAAGGTTACCAGCAAATATTAGAGAAAAACATGGATTAGTCTATGATATTAGTTGTGACACTCAATTTTTTAATGAGATAGGAACCTTTAGTATAGACGCTACTGTTTCTGAAGATCGATTAAATGAATTACTCGAAAAATTAGCTAGTGAATTAAAAACAGTAATTTCAGAATATCCTCTTAAAGAGGAAATAGAGCACATTAAATTTAGATATTGTTTTGATTTAAAGCAAATTAAAGAAACACCATCTCGTTTATTAAACAGAGAAGTCTCTTCTTATTTTATGAACTCTAATTTATCTGTTGATGATGAAATAGATATTGTTAAATCTATAACTCAAGAACAAATTTTACATACCGCAAAAAAAGTCTTTGGTTCTGCTAGAAGAGGATTTGTTTTAATTGGTCCTAAAGCAAGAAGAAAACGAGACTTAGTAGAAAAATTATTAAGTATTTTTGATAATATTGGAGATTAA
- a CDS encoding isopenicillin N synthase family dioxygenase: MNKVPITNIKQYTEGSLKEKNEFIKIFGKAIQEFGFVIIEGHEVPNKLIQDCYDQIIQLFDLPKNIKSNYIEEGGLGQRGYVSFGLEHAKNNDKGDLKEFWHIGREFYENKDLELKSAKNIWPVKELPNFKDKLTTLYSSLDKISLVLLSAISEYLGIPKNTLSNMAKDGNTVLRALHYPPVTGDQFNSGAIRAAAHEDINLITILCEATEGGLEILTRQGKWLEIQSQKGQMIVDSGDMLSRITNEIIPSTTHRVVNPINAKNVSRYSLPFFVHAYENCELNVLDKCVSPSRSAKFPPILANEFLLQRLREIGLGKKI, encoded by the coding sequence ATGAACAAGGTTCCAATAACAAATATAAAACAATATACCGAAGGCTCTCTTAAAGAAAAAAATGAGTTTATAAAAATATTTGGCAAAGCAATTCAAGAATTTGGTTTTGTTATCATTGAAGGTCATGAAGTTCCAAATAAATTAATTCAAGATTGTTATGATCAAATTATTCAATTATTTGATTTACCAAAAAATATTAAATCAAATTATATTGAAGAAGGTGGATTAGGCCAAAGAGGTTATGTAAGTTTTGGACTAGAACATGCTAAAAATAACGATAAAGGCGATTTAAAAGAATTTTGGCATATTGGAAGAGAGTTTTATGAAAACAAAGACCTTGAATTAAAAAGTGCAAAAAATATTTGGCCTGTAAAAGAATTACCAAATTTTAAAGATAAATTAACAACATTATATTCTTCATTAGACAAAATATCTCTTGTGTTACTTTCTGCTATTTCAGAGTATTTAGGAATTCCAAAAAATACACTTTCTAATATGGCAAAAGATGGAAACACTGTTTTAAGAGCATTGCATTATCCTCCTGTAACAGGCGATCAATTTAATTCGGGAGCAATTCGTGCTGCTGCTCATGAAGATATCAATTTAATTACGATACTTTGTGAAGCAACAGAAGGAGGGCTTGAAATATTAACTCGACAAGGAAAATGGCTTGAAATCCAAAGCCAAAAGGGTCAAATGATAGTTGATTCAGGTGACATGTTATCAAGAATTACAAATGAAATTATACCCTCCACTACCCATCGAGTTGTGAATCCTATAAATGCCAAAAACGTTTCTCGATACTCATTGCCATTTTTTGTTCATGCATATGAAAACTGCGAACTCAATGTTTTAGATAAATGTGTTTCTCCATCAAGATCAGCAAAATTCCCCCCTATCTTAGCAAATGAATTTTTGTTACAAAGGTTAAGGGAAATAGGCTTGGGTAAAAAAATTTAA
- a CDS encoding ABC transporter ATP-binding protein, with translation MKDETVLAVENLVTSFKVSGREINAVDNCSFTVKKGKTLGIVGESGCGKSVTSLSLMRLIPNPPGKIVSGNIIFENKNLLTLSEKEMRSVRGNKISMIFQEPMTSLNPVYTIGNQIAEVFTLHKRATRKEARDLSIEMLKLVRIPSPEKRIDDYPHQLSGGMRQRVMIAIALACKPSLLIADEPTTALDVTIQAQILALMNNLQKETGMSTILITHDLGVVAETCDDVVVMYAGKIVEKSSTKELFENPKHPYTIGLLNSIPKLGEKKHRLNTIPGIVPSLSNLPKGCRFQDRCSLVSDECKIIEPELKTLKNEKLVSCFKA, from the coding sequence GTGAAAGACGAAACCGTTCTGGCAGTTGAAAATTTGGTAACAAGTTTTAAAGTATCAGGACGCGAAATTAATGCTGTTGATAATTGTTCCTTTACTGTAAAAAAAGGGAAAACCTTAGGAATTGTTGGCGAATCTGGATGTGGAAAAAGTGTAACAAGTTTATCTTTAATGAGATTAATTCCAAATCCTCCTGGTAAAATAGTTTCTGGAAATATTATTTTTGAAAATAAAAATTTATTAACATTATCTGAAAAAGAAATGAGATCTGTTCGCGGTAATAAAATTTCAATGATTTTTCAAGAACCTATGACAAGTTTAAATCCTGTTTATACAATTGGAAATCAAATTGCAGAGGTTTTTACTTTGCATAAAAGAGCTACTCGAAAAGAAGCTCGAGATCTCTCTATTGAAATGCTTAAACTTGTAAGAATTCCATCACCAGAAAAAAGAATTGATGATTATCCTCATCAATTATCAGGTGGCATGCGACAAAGAGTGATGATAGCAATTGCTCTAGCTTGTAAACCTTCACTTTTAATTGCAGATGAGCCAACAACAGCTTTAGATGTGACAATTCAAGCTCAAATTCTTGCGCTCATGAATAATTTACAAAAAGAAACAGGAATGTCTACAATTCTAATCACACATGATCTTGGGGTTGTTGCAGAAACTTGTGATGATGTTGTGGTCATGTACGCTGGGAAAATAGTGGAAAAATCTTCTACAAAAGAATTATTTGAAAACCCAAAACACCCCTATACAATTGGATTGCTTAATTCAATCCCAAAATTAGGTGAAAAAAAACACAGATTAAATACCATACCTGGTATTGTTCCCTCTTTATCAAATTTACCTAAAGGTTGTCGTTTTCAAGATAGATGTTCTTTAGTTTCAGATGAATGTAAAATAATAGAACCTGAATTAAAAACTTTAAAAAACGAAAAACTAGTCTCATGCTTTAAGGCTTAG
- a CDS encoding nitroreductase family protein — protein MSKNIFNTIPTKNYEEANPKINPEEFKKVVTSRRSVRVFTNTSIPENIMNECLDLALLAPNSSNLQPWEFYWVRSKDKKQELVKACLSQPAASTAAELIVCVARTNTWKQNAKKMLNLLESQGDKVPKTAIDYYKKIVPLAYTQGFLSIIGTIKKPILYIRGLKTPTPRNPVSNSDMVLWATKTCALAAENLMLALRAHSFDSCPMEGFDAQRVQKILNLPKDAYVVMVIGAGEKAPNGVYGPRIRFERSSFIKEV, from the coding sequence ATGTCAAAAAATATTTTTAATACCATCCCAACTAAAAATTATGAAGAAGCAAACCCAAAAATAAATCCTGAAGAATTTAAAAAAGTTGTTACCTCAAGAAGAAGTGTCCGTGTTTTTACAAACACTTCTATTCCTGAAAATATAATGAATGAATGTTTAGACCTTGCCTTACTTGCCCCAAACTCTTCTAATTTACAACCATGGGAGTTTTATTGGGTGCGCAGTAAAGACAAAAAACAAGAATTAGTCAAAGCATGCTTATCTCAACCAGCAGCAAGTACAGCTGCTGAATTAATTGTGTGTGTTGCTAGAACAAACACATGGAAACAAAATGCAAAAAAAATGTTGAACTTACTCGAAAGCCAAGGAGATAAAGTTCCAAAAACGGCAATAGATTATTATAAAAAAATTGTTCCCTTAGCTTATACACAAGGATTTTTAAGTATTATTGGTACTATAAAAAAACCCATTTTATATATAAGAGGATTAAAAACACCTACTCCTCGAAATCCTGTTTCAAATAGTGATATGGTATTATGGGCAACAAAAACATGTGCTCTTGCAGCAGAAAATCTTATGTTAGCGTTAAGAGCGCATTCCTTTGATTCATGCCCAATGGAAGGATTTGATGCACAAAGAGTTCAAAAAATACTTAATCTTCCAAAAGATGCTTATGTAGTAATGGTAATTGGAGCTGGCGAAAAAGCTCCAAATGGAGTTTATGGTCCTCGAATTCGTTTTGAAAGAAGTTCCTTTATTAAAGAGGTATAA
- a CDS encoding ABC transporter ATP-binding protein gives MSTDYILQINNLVKYFPINGGILGKQIAKVHAVDDVTFTLEKGKTLGLVGESGCGKSTLGRTILRLIEPTSGSIIFEGKDITNISQKDLRPLRKEFQIVFQDPFASLNPRMSIKEILSEPFEIHNLYKNKNERLDKIVSLLKEVGLSPESIDRYPHEFSGGQRQRIGIARALSLNPKIIICDEPVSALDVSIQSQILNLMMDLRDKYKLSYIFIAHDLSVIEHISDNVAVMYLGKIVEYTSSENLYKNPLHPYTQALISSIPRHNIVEKRERQVLQGDIPSPINPPSGCRFHTRCPFAKEICTNEVPNLKNLGTTENPHHVSCHFSKEIKDKKIN, from the coding sequence ATGTCTACAGATTATATTTTACAGATTAATAATTTGGTAAAATATTTTCCTATTAATGGTGGAATTTTAGGTAAACAAATTGCAAAAGTACATGCAGTCGATGATGTTACTTTTACGCTTGAAAAAGGAAAAACATTAGGCCTTGTTGGTGAATCAGGATGTGGAAAAAGTACTCTTGGAAGGACAATTCTGCGTTTAATCGAACCGACATCGGGTAGTATAATATTTGAAGGAAAAGATATTACAAATATATCTCAAAAAGACTTACGCCCCCTTAGAAAAGAATTTCAAATTGTTTTTCAAGATCCTTTTGCAAGCCTTAATCCTAGAATGTCTATAAAAGAAATATTATCTGAACCTTTTGAGATTCATAATTTATACAAAAATAAAAATGAACGTCTTGATAAAATTGTTTCTTTATTAAAAGAAGTTGGTTTAAGCCCAGAATCAATTGATAGATATCCACATGAGTTTTCTGGAGGACAAAGGCAAAGAATAGGAATTGCTCGTGCTCTTTCCTTAAATCCTAAAATTATTATATGCGATGAACCTGTAAGTGCTTTAGATGTTTCAATCCAAAGCCAAATATTAAATCTTATGATGGATCTTCGTGATAAATATAAATTATCGTATATATTTATTGCACATGATTTATCTGTAATAGAGCATATTTCAGATAATGTTGCTGTCATGTATTTAGGAAAAATAGTAGAATATACTTCATCTGAAAACTTATATAAAAATCCTTTGCATCCTTATACACAAGCTTTAATATCCAGTATTCCAAGGCATAACATTGTAGAAAAAAGAGAGCGACAGGTATTACAAGGTGATATTCCAAGCCCTATCAATCCACCAAGCGGTTGTCGATTTCATACAAGATGCCCTTTTGCAAAAGAAATATGTACAAATGAAGTTCCTAATTTAAAAAATTTGGGAACAACAGAAAATCCACATCATGTTTCATGTCACTTTAGCAAAGAAATTAAAGATAAAAAAATAAATTAA
- a CDS encoding 4-hydroxyphenylpyruvate dioxygenase family protein has protein sequence MKNENKSLGLIGYHSIQYFTRDIKTCVHWHKEKFGFEEIAKSTTNWEKRHGMRAIVLLGAGKLGWIITEPIEKSSTAGRYLTNHPDGIAYLNFRVKNIKNTAEFLLDKKASILYDIESHTSPHDGSWRETSIATAIDDVGFRFIEENNFDQFAPGFEWTNKNNKTKLNDIGLDLGIDHVTCNGRSMHAITEFYRHCMGFEQYWGVEFHTAHHKPELGTGSGLESIVMWDKESGIKFATNQPLAPYFNNSQIQIYVEDNRGSGIQHIAFGTKNIIQTVEKLRERGTVFLEASDKYYEQLPERMKQMNLQKINEPYDIVRKNNILLDGSNGKYLLQIFMKEQCVQLNNKNAGPFFYEIIQREGDDSFGEGNFKALFDSIEKQQVSDHRQEMRERVDSLC, from the coding sequence ATGAAAAATGAAAATAAATCACTTGGTCTTATTGGTTATCATTCTATTCAATATTTTACACGCGATATTAAAACCTGCGTGCATTGGCATAAAGAAAAATTTGGTTTCGAAGAAATTGCTAAATCAACAACAAATTGGGAAAAACGTCATGGAATGCGTGCTATTGTCCTTTTAGGGGCAGGAAAACTTGGATGGATAATTACTGAGCCAATAGAAAAATCATCCACTGCAGGTAGATATTTAACAAATCATCCAGATGGAATTGCATATTTAAATTTCAGAGTTAAAAATATAAAAAATACAGCTGAATTTCTATTAGATAAAAAAGCTTCCATCCTATATGATATCGAAAGTCATACATCTCCTCATGATGGTTCTTGGAGAGAAACATCTATTGCAACAGCTATAGATGATGTTGGATTTCGTTTTATAGAGGAAAATAATTTTGATCAATTTGCCCCAGGTTTTGAATGGACAAATAAAAATAATAAAACAAAATTAAATGATATTGGTTTAGATCTGGGTATAGATCACGTTACTTGTAATGGGCGCTCCATGCACGCTATAACAGAGTTTTATAGGCACTGTATGGGGTTTGAGCAGTACTGGGGGGTTGAATTCCATACAGCTCATCATAAACCAGAATTAGGTACAGGATCTGGGTTAGAAAGTATTGTGATGTGGGATAAAGAAAGCGGCATTAAATTTGCAACCAATCAACCCCTAGCCCCCTATTTTAATAACTCTCAAATTCAAATTTATGTTGAAGACAACAGAGGATCGGGTATTCAACATATCGCTTTTGGAACAAAAAATATCATACAAACCGTTGAAAAACTTAGAGAAAGAGGAACCGTTTTTCTTGAAGCATCAGATAAATACTATGAGCAATTACCTGAACGCATGAAACAAATGAACCTACAAAAAATAAATGAACCATATGATATTGTTAGAAAAAACAACATATTATTAGATGGTTCTAACGGCAAATATCTGCTTCAAATATTTATGAAAGAGCAGTGTGTTCAATTGAATAACAAGAATGCGGGACCTTTTTTCTATGAAATTATTCAAAGAGAAGGCGATGATAGCTTTGGAGAAGGTAATTTTAAGGCTCTTTTTGATAGTATAGAAAAACAGCAAGTCTCTGATCATAGACAAGAAATGAGAGAAAGAGTCGATTCTCTTTGTTAA